CGGGCGACTCGCATCTCACTTTCGAGGAATTGCAAACGACACTGTGCGAAATAGAGGCAATACTCAATTCGCGTCCGTTAACACCGCTGAGCTCTGATCCGAACGACTTATCGTATATTACGCCGGGACATTTTTTGATTGGCGATGTCTTGAACGGTTTTCCTTGCCGAGATTTGACCGACATCAACGAAAACAGATTGGTGCGCTGGCAAAGAATCGAACAGCTCCGCCAGCACTTTTGGAGTCGCTGGAGCCGCGAATACTTGAATCAGTTACAGCAGCGGCATAAATGGGCTACCAGCAAGGGCGAGCAACTGAAGGTCGGGCAGATGGTGCTGATCATACAACCTGGTGTGCCGCCTCTGCAATGGATTTTGGGCCGCGTCACTGAGACGCATCCTGGTTCCGACGGCACCGCTCGATCGGCAACGGTGGCCACAACCAAGGGATCAATTGTCCGGCCGCTGGCCAGACTAGCGATCTTGCCGCTAGAAAATTCGAGTCAATAAATTCCGCACTCGCGattgaaataaagaattgagaaattttatcCATATCCCTGACTAGGCTGAGAGCCGCTAATGTTCTTTGACAAGTAAACGTTTGACTAAATTTGTACCTgacaaatttcattatttatttgtactaATTGAATTATTGCCTGTGCACGTTCattcaatttattatgtttaatctATTATCATttcatttgtattatattcatTCCTGTAGTCATGCTACTGATAGAATCATATTATTTGACCATGTGTTATATTCGTACTCAGATGTATTATTCGTAATTTAAGATTGTAAGACAAGGTCTTCCAAGGCGGGCGGTGTTTCGTATTCCACATCctcatattatttgtttacatCGACGTCGAGGCATATTATTTCGTAtctcatattatttgtatttatttcgtgTCAACCGTTATACCTTAGGATTGTGTCGAGTCATAACATCGCGTCAACGATCATTTTTGAAGATAATCGGGGAGCTCCGACAATTCCCGGAACCTTCCGATAATCTTGGCTATATATACCTCCTCGAACGGGAGGATCGGACACTCTCAATTCTGTCTTCGCCTCTAAATACTGGTCTCCAGCACAATACGAAGCACCGTTTTTCCGAATCAGTAACGAGATCATATACGCAA
This genomic interval from Temnothorax longispinosus isolate EJ_2023e unplaced genomic scaffold, Tlon_JGU_v1 HiC_scaffold_930, whole genome shotgun sequence contains the following:
- the LOC139825099 gene encoding uncharacterized protein, producing MHSDNGTNFKGASRQLSELYEFYRSDKNQDKIKQFCCDLRISWQFIPPGAPHFGGLWEAAVKSAKYHLQRIAGDSHLTFEELQTTLCEIEAILNSRPLTPLSSDPNDLSYITPGHFLIGDVLNGFPCRDLTDINENRLVRWQRIEQLRQHFWSRWSREYLNQLQQRHKWATSKGEQLKVGQMVLIIQPGVPPLQWILGRVTETHPGSDGTARSATVATTKGSIVRPLARLAILPLENSSQ